The following proteins are co-located in the Vigna unguiculata cultivar IT97K-499-35 chromosome 9, ASM411807v1, whole genome shotgun sequence genome:
- the LOC114163646 gene encoding uncharacterized protein LOC114163646 has translation MEEITVNGKSSVKEETPTIILVCSRKEDMRRFEETEDCFILDFDPYDLFDFSMLSLDHKNNHQGDASKDVYIVGENGKVACRDYPHPRDLCFKFPFTTTPHKSYCELCYCRVCDIRAPCKHWTRFTSPHCDEVYRRIFNSLD, from the exons atggaagagatAACGGTGAATGGAAAAAGTTCAGTAAAGGAAGAGACCCCAACCATAATACTAGTCTGTTCGAGAAAAGAGGACATGAGACGTTTCGAGGAAACTGAGGATTGTTTCATCTTAGATTTCGACCCATATGACTTGTTCGACTTCTCCATGCTCTCCTTGGACCACAAAAATAACCACCAAGGTGATGCCTCTAAAGATGTCTACATTGTTGGTGAAAACGGTAAG gTAGCTTGCAGGGATTACCCGCATCCAAGAGATCTGTGTTTTAAATTTCCGTTTACTACAACACCTCACAAGAGCTATTGTGAACtg TGTTACTGTCGTGTATGTGACATACGTGCTCCTTGTAAGCATTGGACCCGATTTACGTCCCCACACTGTGATGAAGTTTATAGGCGGATCTTTAATTCTTTGGATTGA
- the LOC114163648 gene encoding uncharacterized protein LOC114163648 — protein sequence MSLKPKGTERKQEMEEEITVNGKTSVVIWLKDTPPRVCSKKEDIKSFDETEDCFVLDFDPHDKFDFSEFSLDHKNSHQGDASKDFYIVGENGKVACRDYPHPRDLCCKFPFTTTPHESYCELCYCRVCGIRAPCQDWTQFTSPHCDKVYERDYKAEIIEWISEHDGHERKPLILAILSLDCSDALHFNFPVNHHQRDKLVDEQTATPAETAPDAQTAENAPTAENAPNAETAENLNCYGSIEVRHMRNAKSFRKIDIYCLSY from the exons ATGTCTTTGAAGCCAAAAGGGACAGAAAGGAAGCAAGAAATGGAAGAAGAGATAACGGTTAATGGAAAAACTTCAGTCGTTATATGGCTAAAAGACACCCCGCCCAGAGTCTGTTCGAAAAAAGAGGACATCAAAAGTTTCGACGAAACTGAGGATTGTTTCGTGTTAGATTTCGACCCACATGACAAGTTCGACTTCTCCGAGTTTTCCTTGGACCACAAAAATAGCCACCAAGGTGATGCCTCTAAAGATTTCTACATTGTTGGTGAAAACGGCAAG gtAGCTTGCAGGGATTACCCGCATCCAAGAGATCTGTGTTGTAAATTTCCGTTTACTACAACACCTCACGAGAGCTATTGTGAACtg TGTTACTGTCGTGTATGTGGCATACGTGCTCCTTGTCAGGATTGGACCCAATTTACGTCCCCACACTGTGATAAAGTTTATGAGAGGGATTATAAAGCAGAGATTATTGAATGGATATCTGAACATGATGGACATGAA AGAAAGCCACTAATACTTGCCATTTTATCATTGGATTGCAGTGacgctcttcatttcaattttccagttaatcatcatcaacgag ATAAGCTTGTGGATGAGCAGACTGCAACACCTGCTGAGACTGCACCAGATGCTCAAACggctgagaatgcaccaactgctgagaatgcaccaaATGCTGAAACTGCTGAAaat TTAAATTGCTACGGTAGCATCGAAGTGAGGCACATGAGGAATGCGAAGAGCTTcagaaaaattgatatttattgcTTAAGCTATTAG